The Flavobacterium sp. CBA20B-1 genome includes the window TCTGTGTTAATTGAAACAATGCGCCGTGAAGGTTACGAATTGCAAATTGGTCAGCCGCAAGTTATCATTAAAGAAATCGATGGAGTGAAATGTGAACCAATCGAAGAATTAACCATTGATATTCCTGAAAACTTGTCAGGACGTGCAGTAGAATTTGTAACATTGCGCAAAGGCGAAATGTTATCAATGGAACCACGAGGAGAGCGTATGATTATTGTTTTTAATATTCCATCGCGCGGAATCATTGGTTTGCGTAACCAATTGTTAACAGCAACAGCAGGTGAGGCAATTATGGCACACCGTTTCTTAGAATATCAACCATACAAAGGCGAAATTGCAGGGCGTAACAACGGTTCATTAATCTCTATGGAAAACGGTAAAGCAATTCCTTATTCTATTGATAAATTGCAAGATCGCGGTAAATTCTTTGTAGATCCAAATGAAGATATTTACGAAGGTCAGGTTATTGGAGAAAATTCTCGTGGAGATGATATGACGGTTAACGTAACAAAAACTAAAAAGTTAACAAACGTGCGTTCATCTGGTGCAGATGATAAAGCCCGAATCATTCCAGCAATTAAATTCTCTTTAGAAGAAGCTTTAGAGTATATTCAAAAAGATGAATATGTTGAGGTTACTCCAAAATCGTTGCGTTTACGTAAAATCTACTTAAACGAAAACGATAGAAAACGTTATAAAATTGATTAATTCAGTTTAAAATATTCAATAAAAAAAGGAGCATTTTGCTCCTTTTTTTATTGAATATTTTCAAAATTTCGTTTCACAAAAGCAGTAAGCTCTTCACCTTTGAGCAAGCCTTGAGCCAGTTTTGCTAAATCTAATGCTTGTTTCACTAAATGATTTTTAGTGACTTCATCACTTTCGTTTAAAATTTTAGAAGCAATTTCAGAATTCGTATTAACAATTAAATTGTATGAATCTGGGAAACTTCCAAACATGGTATTGCCGCCCATTGCCTGCATTTCTTTCATACGACGCATAAATTCGGGTTGCGTAATCATGAAAGGTTCCGCATTGCTGTCCAAAGCTTCGGTTTGAACACTGTAGCTGCTATTGTTTATTGTGGTTTCAATAAATTCTTTTAGTTTTTTAGTTTCATCCTCGCTTAATTTAGAAACCACCGTTTCCTCTTTCTTAATTAAATTATCAATTGAATCCGCATCAACACGCGCAAAAGTGATGTCTTGATGATCCATTTCCAACTTTTGAATTAAATGCGATACAATTGGCGAATCTAAAAGCAACACTTCATATCCTTTTGCTTTGGCGTTTGATATATAGCTGTGTTGTGCATCTTTGTTTGACGCATAAAGCACAACTATTTTACCTTCTTTATTGGTTTGGTTTGCTTTTATTTTTTCTTTTAATTCTTCAAAAGTAAAAAACGCCTCATCAACGGTTGGATATAGTGCAAAATCTTTCGCCTTTTCGTAGAATTTATCCTCACTCAGCATTCCATATTCCAGCACAATTTTAATATCGTTCCATTTTTGTTCAAAAGCAGCACGGTCTTCGTTAAAAAGCGATTTCAATTTATCGGCTACTTTTCGGGTAATGTAATTCGATATTTTCTTCACATTTCCATCGGCCTGCAAGTAAGAACGCGACACATTTAAAGGAATATCCGGAGAATCGATTACACCTTTCAACATCGTTAAAAATTCAGGAACAATTCCTTCTACATTATCGGTAACAAAAACTTGATTTTGATACAATTGAATTTTATCTTTTTGAATGCTTAAATCACCCGATAATTTCGGAAAATATAGAATTCCTGTTAAATTAAACGGATGGTCCACATTCAAATGGATATGAAACAAAGGATCATCGAACTGCATAGGATACAATTCGCGGTAAAAATTTTTGTAATCTTCATCGTTTAACTCACTTGGTTTCTTTGTCCATGCCGGGTTTGGGTTATTGATGATTGCATCAACCACTACTTCGTTATCGCCTTCTTTTTCGGTTTTTGTTCCAAATTTAATAGGCACGGGCATGAATTTGTTGTATTTAGAAAGAAGTTGTTGAATTTTGTGGTCTTCTAAAAATTCGGTAGAATCATCGGCAATATGAAGAATGATTTCTGTACCGCGCTCGGTTTTGTTTGAAGGCTCTAAAGTAAACTCAGGCGATCCGTCGCATGTCCAGTGAACAGCAGGTTCTTCTTTATATGATTTGGTAATGATTTCAACCTTACTTGCAACCATGAATGCCGAGTAAAATCCTAAACCAAAATGCCCAATAATGCCTGAATCTTTTGCAGAATCTTTATATTTTTCTAGGAATTCTTCAGCGCCAGAAAAAGCGACTTGGTTGATGTATTTTTCAACCTCTTCAGCTGTCATTCCAATTCCTTGGTCAATAATGTGTAGTTTTTTGTTTTCTTTATCAACCTTCACTTCAATTTTTGGATGACCATATTCAACAGTAGCTTCACCAATCGCTGTTAAATGCTTTAGTTTTAAAGTGGCATCGGTAGCATTACTAATCAATTCACGTAAAAAGATTTCGTGATCGCTGTATAAAAACTTTTTAATCAACGGAAAAATATTTTCAACCGTTACATTTATTTTACCTGAAGTCATATTTATAAGATTAATTTTACTGTTATTTTTGCTGATAAATAGTCAAAACAAATACCAATAATGAAAAATATGACAAAAAGGCATAAAAAAAATCATCAAAAATTATATTAAGGCACAAAATTTGTTAATTTTGAACTATAAAATATATTAATTATGAAAAAGGTCTTAGCAATAGGAATTTTATCAGTAGCAATGTTCTCATGTAAAACAGCTACTAACACAAAAAATGATGTACCAACTCAGATTAAATTAAAAGGAGAGTGGACATTGACCAATGTAAAATATCCATCAGGATTTAAAGTTACATCATTCAAAATAGCCGATGCAAAATGTTTTGAAGGCAGTCAGTGGAAATTTGTTTCAAACAATAACACAGGAACTGTTACCTTGAACAACAATTCCTCAAGCTGTCCGGAGTACAATTCTAAAATTGTATGGAACATTAAACAAGACAGCTCATTCAACTTAAAGTTTGTTGGTGATGACAAGGCAAAACATGTTACTACAGGATATAATCTTACCGCAGCAAACATTACAGACACTACTTTTGAATTGATTGACAATTCAACAGAAGCAACAATTGTGTATTCATTTTTAAAAAATAATAAATAAAAATAGAAAGTTATGAAAAAAGTAAGCGTATATGTATTATCAACTGCTCTATTGGCAGGAACACTATTCACAGGGTGTAACACGGTTAGAAATGCAAACAACACTCAAAAAGGTGCAGCAGTTGGTGCAACTGCAGGTGCGGTTTTAGGCGGTGTTTTAGGAAATAATGTAGGAAGTAAAAACAACAGTGCTTTAGGTGCAGTTTTGGGTGGAGTTATCGGTGGAACTGCCGGTGCGATTATTGGTAAAAACATGGATAAACAAGCACAAGAAATTGAAACAGCTATCCCTGGAGCAACAGTTGAACGCGTTGGAGAAGGAATTAAAGTGGTATTGAACGAAAATACAGTTAACTTTAACTTCGATTCAGCGGAATTAACCCCAACAGCGACTGCAAACTTGGATAAAATTGCTAAAGTTTTAATAAGCAACCCAAAAACTTTAATTACAATTTATGGCTACACAGACAGTGTGGGTAAAGACGAATACAACATGAAATTATCTCGCAGCCGTGCAAATGCCGTGAAATCATACTTAGGATCAAAAGGTATTGGCGTGAAAAGAATTACTGCGCAAGGAATGGGAGAGGCTGATCCAATTGCATCAAACGATACAAAAGAAGGACAAGCTAAAAACCGCCGCGTGGAATTTGGAATTGTAGCAAATGAAGATATGATTCAAGACGCAAGAAAAGAAGCAGCACGTTATTAATCATATAACTATACAAGTATTTAATAGAAGCAATGTTTAAAAGCATTGCTTTTATTGTTTTACTTAAAAAAATATAACTAATTTAGAGGATTCAAAACAACAGATATTTTTAGTAATGAGTCACCCATTTATCCCATTAAAAAAAATGATGAGTCGTACCATTTTAGCGGCTCTTTTTTTAGTTCCTACCCAAACAATTTTTGCCGAAAGTTATCAGATTAATATATCAGATCAGACTTCTGAAAGATGGCCAAAACCCAAATTTCAAAACAAATTAGGGACGTTCTATGCAGATTTTAGCAACTTTATAATCGCTGCAGATGAATTTGATAAAAATCTTGTTAGTTACTTTAATTTAGATAACAATCATTCATTTGAATTGATTAAAAAGACCAAGGATACAGAAACTGGTGCTATTCATTACAGTTACCAACATTTTTTTAAAGGAATAAAAGTGCATGGAGATTTAGTTTTTTTGCATGAAAAGCAAGGGAAAATTAATCATCTAAATGGGCAATTGGTATCTTTTAAAGAGCTAGCTGTTACCGAAAAAATAACTGATAATGAAGTTGTTGAAATTGCCCGAAAAGCTTTTGGTGTGAATGAAAGTGCAACAGAAAGCGCTATTGAAAAATATATATTAAAAAAAGAAGATAAAACGCAAGGCCTTGTAATTAAACTTGTAAAGAAAATCAATATTCGCTCCTTATATCCTTTAAAAAGTATTGATTTTATTATAGACGCTCAAACAGGTGAGCTGTTGATAGAAAGAAACAAAGTATATAAAGCCGATACTCCAAGTTCTAGTGCTACTTATTTTAGAGGAACTAAGAGTATGACTGTAGATTCTTACAATGGAACGTATCGTTTAATGGATAACAGTAGAAATATTAGAACCTTAAATGGATCTAATTTAGACGGGCAACTAAACAGCGATGGTTCATTCAACGGATTTTCAGAATACACAAATGCTTCTCCAAATTTCACAGTTAATGGGTTAAAGCCTGCAGTAGAAGTGCATTGGGCTATGAGAGAAACGTATGATTACTATAAAAATATTCACAACCGATTTAGTTTTGATGGAAATAATCATATCATTCATAACTATTATGATGCAGGTGCTGTTTTAGGTACAGATGAAAATGCAGCGGCTGTAGATGAATTCTATCAAAATGATGTGTACAATGGAATGTTTTACGGCAAAGGAGGTTCAAGCATGCATCCGGTGGTCTCTTTAGATATCGCGGGGCACGAATTTTCGCACATGGTAATCAGCAGAAACGGCAATGGAGGTTTAGATTATGAAAACGAATCAGGGGCTATAAATGAATCATTTGCAGACATTTTTGGAACAGCTATAGAATTTTATGTGAACGATAACCCCAATTGGACAATAGGTGAAGGGGTTTTTAAAAACAATATTTCCCCAAACTATTTTAGAAGTATGAACAACCCAAATAACACACCTGTATCGGCAGGAGCTCCAAATCAACCCGATACTTACAAAGGTACTTATTGGCAGAAAACTACCAATAATCCAAACGCATATAACGATTATGGCGGTGTACATATCAACAGTGGTGTGGGGAACCATTGGTTTTATTTACTAAGTATGGGTGGAAACGGAACCAATGATTTAGGAAACGCGTACTATGTAAACCCTATCACCATTCAAAAAGCAGAGAAGATTGCTTACCGAGCGTTAACAAACAGCTTATCACCTTCAGCAACATATATCGATTTTTATAATGCCACCAAAATAGCTGCTGAAACATTATATGGACTTCATTCAAACGAATGGGACGAAGTTGTAAATGCTTGGTACGCTGTGGGAATTGGTGACGCACCTGCTTCTACCAAAAACATAGAAATACAATCAAAATTATCGATTTATCCTAATCCTGTTGGAAATGATTATTTTATTATTGAATCGCAATTAACAAATGAAACTACTTTTGAAATGTTTGATATTACTGGAAAAAAAATAATTGCATCACAAACTCTAGGAAGCAAAGTAATTATTCCAACTGTAGGTTACCAAGCAGGAATCTACCTGCTTAAATTCAAATCAAATGCAGGGGAATATTCCCACAAACTAATCATTAAATAATAAAAAAATAGTATATTTATAGTACATCTAAAAGGTTAGCGTTTTCGTTAACCTTTTTAATTTTAAAAAAAAAAGACTATGGATTTCACCACTATCACTGATTATTGGCAATTATCGGATCTGTTAAAAGCTTCTTTCTCGCTTTTGGTGGGAATGCTTTTGGGTGCCGAAAGAGAGTTGAAAGACAAAGCTGCCGGTTTGCGAACCATAACCTTGATATGTTTAGGAAGTACGCTGTTTACGTTACTTTCCTATAAATTGGGTATGGGCGATTCTGAAGACGCCACACGCATTGCTTCGTATGTGGTTAGTGGCATTGGTTTTTTGGGCGCAGGTGTTATTTTTAAAGATGCTTTTAGTATCAATGGATTAACCACTGCTAGTATAATTTGGATTGCAGCAGCCATTGGAATGAGTATTGGTTTTGGTCAGTTTTATACCGCACTTACCTTTCTGGCATGCAGTTTTTTCATCATTCATTTAGGCGGATTTGTAAACAAACATTTATTAACAATGATTTCTTTGAAACGCATTGAAATTCAGATTGATAAAATACATTACAAAAGTAAACCCGAAATTGAAACAAATATTAAAATGTTTTGCAAACAAATAGAATTAAAGCAACTACACGAACTAAATGGCATTATTATTCTAAATTATGAATGCAAGGCATACACCAAAAAAATACATCTTCTTGAAGATTATTTGGTGTATAATACTAAAATACAGAGTTTTAAAATGTAGTTTTTTTACTGATCCATTGGATAGATTTTTGCATAGAGCATTTCGCGCACCGATTCGTTCCACTCTGTGTTTAAAATACTCAACACCATAGTATCTCTTCGCACACCTGTTTTAGGACAAATGGCGTTGCTGCGCAAAACTCCATCAACGGAACAACCAATACTTAGCAAGGCATTTATACTTCTCAGGTTTTCAGAATAAGCTCTAAATTCCACCCGAACCATTTGCATTTTCTCAAAAGCAAATTCCAATAAAAGCCATTTGCAATTTTTGTTTACACCCGTTCCTTGAAATGCTTTTCCGTACCAAGTATAACCCATTTGTAAGCGATTGCTGTTTAAATAAATATCGCAATAGCGTGTTGCGCCAACAAATTTTTGCTTTTTCTTGTCAAAAACAGCAAAAGTATATTCTTCTTGATTAATGCGTTTTTGAATAGCAATACCAATATATTTATTCAAATTTTCTGGTGTATCGCATTTCACCATAGAATATTCCCAAATTTCGGGTTCATGTATGGTAAACTCTAAAAAATCTTCATAATGTTTTGCCGATAAAGGTTCTAATCGAACAAATTCATTTTCTAAAATATAATCTTCGTTGAAATCGAAATTAATCATTAACAGTAGGGTGCAACTTAAGGAATGATACTTTTGAAGAAGGCTTTGCAGTTCTGGTCAAAATCAGTATCGTTTAACAATTCTAAAGCTTTGGTGCTTATCATTTCATAATCTGCAGGCTGCAATTGATTTTGAAAAATATCGTTATAAATATTACTAATGATTCCAAAAACACCGTTTAATTCTTCGGGTTTTATCTCTTTATTTTTTGCAAATATAATCCTTAAAAAGTTTGCTGCAACATACGATGCAATTTCAATGGCATTGTTAACAGAAATTTTATCTTTCTTGCTTTTGTAATAAAGTAAGGTTTCTAAATCTTTTTGTATTAATTGGGCAATATTGGAAGTGTTCATGTTTTTCTTAAGCTAAAAAAAACCTGCAATTAAACAGGTTTTAGTGTATTTTTAATGACAATTTTTATCTAAATGTTTTTTTACTGAACCATTTTCGCAATTTGGAATTTGTTCAAATTCATATAATTTTTGAACCATTTCGCCATTTTCTTCCACAGTGTAAGTGATTTCCTGACGAGTGGTATAACCATCGCCATCGTCATCAAGATCTAAAAAATTAGGTTTTCCATCGCCATCGGTATCATCGTCCCACAAATCTCCGTTGCTGTTAACATCTTCGTATTTATCAAGCAAACCATCGTTGTCATGATCTACTTCTTTCTTCGCAATCAATGAAATATCAAAAATCAAAGGTTCGTAAGTACCAATAGTGCTGCCTGCAGGAGATGATGCAAAATATCCTAAACCAGATGGCATAAACACAATTACACGTCCTGGGTTTTCATAGGTATAAGTACCGTCTTCATTTTCAATGATGGCACTAGCTGTTTTAATTTTTTGAAGAATTTGTCTGTAACCTGCAATGGTTTCAGTATAGCTTGAAAAAGCGGGATATGCACTCCAAAAACCAAATGGATAGGTATCAAAAATCGTTTTGTCGAATTTATAACCTGTGTATGAAGTAAATGCATTGTCATGCATATTTGGGGTTTCTCCTCCGCCTTCATTCACAATAATATAGTATAATTTATATTCCACATTATCGGTTAATTTTTGCAAACCTTGTGAATTGGTATAATAAGGTAGATTTTTTATAGTGATAGATTGCAACGGATTTTCACTTTGGTTCCAAATAGCATTTGATGCATTCAAATCGGTGGTTTCAAAGTTTACGCCGTCTTCCCGAATTTCAATGCTGTTTGATTTTAAAAAGGTTTCAATCTCTATGATATCTTCGTTATATACTTCTTGGCGGTCGCGCTCTGCAATAGTGGTATCATTGTCTTCCGGGGTGCAGTTCCAAATTAATAAAGAACCGCTAAACAATGCTGCCCATGTAAAAAATCTTTTCATTTAACTTATAAATTAATGGTGCAAGATACAATTTTCATTTATTTTTGTTTAAAAATTAACCCAAAATTATAATATCAATATGCGCGTAGATAAATATTTGTGGTGTATTAGGGTTTATAAAACACGTAGTATAGCTACTGATGCCGTAAAAAAAGGTCATATATTAGTAAACAATCAACAGGCAAAAGCTTCGAGAGATGTTTTCTCGGGCGATAAAATTTCGGTTCGTAAAGATCAAATCAATTACCAGTACACTGTTTTAGATATTCCGCCTAATAGAGTAGGTGCAAAGTTGGTTGACATGTACCGAAAAGATGAAACTCCACCAGAAGCATTTGAACATTTAGAGCTTTTGAAATTGGCAAAAGAGCACTACCGTGCAAAAGGCGAAGGCCGACCAACCAAGAAAGACCGCCGCGATATAGATGAGTACTTAGATGAAGACGATTATTTTGAACAATTAAACAATGAAACTAAATAAAGAATACTGGACCAGCCGATATGCCGAAAACAATATCCCTTGGGATGCCGGCGAAATAACCACACCTATAAAAGAATACGTGGATCAGCTCACCAATAAAAACTTAAAGATTTTGATACCAGGGGTAGGCAGTGGTCACGAACTGGCTTATCTATACAATAATGGTTTTAAAAATGTGGTGGGGTTAGATATTTCAGCCGAACCTTTTGCAGCTTTTGCAGCCAAAAATCCTGATTTTCCCAGCAACCAATTAATTGTTGATGATTTTTTTAACCATACCGATACCTATGATTTAATCATAGAGCAAACATTTTTTTGTGCATTATCACCAGAATTAAGACCTTTGTACGCAGAAAAAATGAGTCAATTATTAAAAACCAACGGTAAATTGGCAGGCGTTTTGTTTTCGTTTCCGCTCACTGAAAAAGGACCGCCCTTTGGTGGAAGTGCAGCAGCATATCAAGAATTGTTTTCAAACTATTTTTCAATTGAAACACTACAACCTTGCTACAATTCAATAAAACCAAGACAAAACAGCGAACTATTCATTATTTTAAAGAAATAAAATGGCACAAAACATTATATTAAACCAGCAACAAATTCAGCAAATAACCAAGCGAATTGCTTACCAAATCTATGAAACATTTGTAGATGAAACCGAGATAGTAATTGCCGGAATAGCAAACAGTGGCTATGTTTTTGCAAAGAAAATAAGCGATGAGGTTCAAAAAATATCAAACATAAAAATAGTTTTAGGAAAGGTTGAAGTAAACAAGCAAAATCCGTTAGAAGCTATTAAAACCGATTTATTACAGACCGATTACGAAAACAAAGCTTTGGTTTTGGTTGATGATGTTATGAACTCTGGAGCCACATTGATTTATGGCGTAAAGTATTTCTTAGAAGTACCTTTAAAGAAATTTAAAACAGCAGTATTGATAGACCGCAATCACAAGAAGTTTCCGGTAAAAGCAGATTTTAAAGGCATTTCATTGTCAACCTCTAGTTTAGAACACATACAAGTGGTTTTTAACGATCAAGAAGAATATGCCTATTTAAGCTAAAAAGCGCAATCTGAAAAGATTGCGCTTTTTGTTACTGTACTTCCATCATGATTTGTACCCAGCCTGTCTTTGGTCCGTTTATAGATTCTATGCTATAGAAATAAGTGCCAGAGGGCAAAATAGCTCCCCCGTTTGACTGTCCATGCCATTGATTGGTGTATCCCATTCCATAGCTGTAAACTAAAGCACCCATTCGGTTGTAAATACTTAGCTTTGTGACTCCAAAAGGTGTTAAATCCCAAGAATCGTTTAAACCATCGCCGTTGGGTGAAATTCCTTTCGGAATTAAACAATCATTGTTATAAACAGTGAATTGTGTTTCATAAGTACATTTGTTAAACTCTGGATAGTCGGGGTCAATAAACAAACTGTTTCCATAGATATAGATTGTTCTTTTGCCATAAATTACAGCATCTGCAGTATAGGTTTTTATCAGCTTTCCTTTACCGTTGGGCTCCGTATAATAATTGTAACCTGCAGGTAGAGGTGGCAATAAAAAAGGTTCGCAGCCCACATTGTATTGGTCGTTTCGGGTGATTCTTTCCTTCGAATCAAGACGCAATTCTGATAAAATAAAACATTGCTTCTCGTTTTCAATCCTTACATAAATGGTTTCTTGCACACCAAAAGGCAGTTTGTAGCTAGTAGGTTGTTGTATGGGATTTGTTTTAGAAATGGCATTGTTTTGTGAATTATAAAAGCTAAATTCAAAATCTGTTTTTGTTTGACCATCAATAAAATAATCAATACTTTCTTCTAAATTATACACCAATCCGTCTGACGCTTCATCAGCACAAAATTCAGAATAGTCTATGTTTTTAGGAGGAAAGCCTAATGTATCCACTTTTAATTGCAATGGTACAACAAAAGGACATTTTCCATTGGTGGTTATTTGAATGTAAATTGTTTTGCTTCTTGATAGATAA containing:
- the htpG gene encoding molecular chaperone HtpG; this encodes MTSGKINVTVENIFPLIKKFLYSDHEIFLRELISNATDATLKLKHLTAIGEATVEYGHPKIEVKVDKENKKLHIIDQGIGMTAEEVEKYINQVAFSGAEEFLEKYKDSAKDSGIIGHFGLGFYSAFMVASKVEIITKSYKEEPAVHWTCDGSPEFTLEPSNKTERGTEIILHIADDSTEFLEDHKIQQLLSKYNKFMPVPIKFGTKTEKEGDNEVVVDAIINNPNPAWTKKPSELNDEDYKNFYRELYPMQFDDPLFHIHLNVDHPFNLTGILYFPKLSGDLSIQKDKIQLYQNQVFVTDNVEGIVPEFLTMLKGVIDSPDIPLNVSRSYLQADGNVKKISNYITRKVADKLKSLFNEDRAAFEQKWNDIKIVLEYGMLSEDKFYEKAKDFALYPTVDEAFFTFEELKEKIKANQTNKEGKIVVLYASNKDAQHSYISNAKAKGYEVLLLDSPIVSHLIQKLEMDHQDITFARVDADSIDNLIKKEETVVSKLSEDETKKLKEFIETTINNSSYSVQTEALDSNAEPFMITQPEFMRRMKEMQAMGGNTMFGSFPDSYNLIVNTNSEIASKILNESDEVTKNHLVKQALDLAKLAQGLLKGEELTAFVKRNFENIQ
- a CDS encoding lipocalin family protein produces the protein MKKVLAIGILSVAMFSCKTATNTKNDVPTQIKLKGEWTLTNVKYPSGFKVTSFKIADAKCFEGSQWKFVSNNNTGTVTLNNNSSSCPEYNSKIVWNIKQDSSFNLKFVGDDKAKHVTTGYNLTAANITDTTFELIDNSTEATIVYSFLKNNK
- a CDS encoding OmpA family protein, whose amino-acid sequence is MKKVSVYVLSTALLAGTLFTGCNTVRNANNTQKGAAVGATAGAVLGGVLGNNVGSKNNSALGAVLGGVIGGTAGAIIGKNMDKQAQEIETAIPGATVERVGEGIKVVLNENTVNFNFDSAELTPTATANLDKIAKVLISNPKTLITIYGYTDSVGKDEYNMKLSRSRANAVKSYLGSKGIGVKRITAQGMGEADPIASNDTKEGQAKNRRVEFGIVANEDMIQDARKEAARY
- a CDS encoding M4 family metallopeptidase, whose product is MMSRTILAALFLVPTQTIFAESYQINISDQTSERWPKPKFQNKLGTFYADFSNFIIAADEFDKNLVSYFNLDNNHSFELIKKTKDTETGAIHYSYQHFFKGIKVHGDLVFLHEKQGKINHLNGQLVSFKELAVTEKITDNEVVEIARKAFGVNESATESAIEKYILKKEDKTQGLVIKLVKKINIRSLYPLKSIDFIIDAQTGELLIERNKVYKADTPSSSATYFRGTKSMTVDSYNGTYRLMDNSRNIRTLNGSNLDGQLNSDGSFNGFSEYTNASPNFTVNGLKPAVEVHWAMRETYDYYKNIHNRFSFDGNNHIIHNYYDAGAVLGTDENAAAVDEFYQNDVYNGMFYGKGGSSMHPVVSLDIAGHEFSHMVISRNGNGGLDYENESGAINESFADIFGTAIEFYVNDNPNWTIGEGVFKNNISPNYFRSMNNPNNTPVSAGAPNQPDTYKGTYWQKTTNNPNAYNDYGGVHINSGVGNHWFYLLSMGGNGTNDLGNAYYVNPITIQKAEKIAYRALTNSLSPSATYIDFYNATKIAAETLYGLHSNEWDEVVNAWYAVGIGDAPASTKNIEIQSKLSIYPNPVGNDYFIIESQLTNETTFEMFDITGKKIIASQTLGSKVIIPTVGYQAGIYLLKFKSNAGEYSHKLIIK
- a CDS encoding MgtC/SapB family protein, translated to MDFTTITDYWQLSDLLKASFSLLVGMLLGAERELKDKAAGLRTITLICLGSTLFTLLSYKLGMGDSEDATRIASYVVSGIGFLGAGVIFKDAFSINGLTTASIIWIAAAIGMSIGFGQFYTALTFLACSFFIIHLGGFVNKHLLTMISLKRIEIQIDKIHYKSKPEIETNIKMFCKQIELKQLHELNGIIILNYECKAYTKKIHLLEDYLVYNTKIQSFKM
- a CDS encoding GNAT family N-acetyltransferase → MINFDFNEDYILENEFVRLEPLSAKHYEDFLEFTIHEPEIWEYSMVKCDTPENLNKYIGIAIQKRINQEEYTFAVFDKKKQKFVGATRYCDIYLNSNRLQMGYTWYGKAFQGTGVNKNCKWLLLEFAFEKMQMVRVEFRAYSENLRSINALLSIGCSVDGVLRSNAICPKTGVRRDTMVLSILNTEWNESVREMLYAKIYPMDQ
- a CDS encoding FKBP-type peptidyl-prolyl cis-trans isomerase, whose protein sequence is MKRFFTWAALFSGSLLIWNCTPEDNDTTIAERDRQEVYNEDIIEIETFLKSNSIEIREDGVNFETTDLNASNAIWNQSENPLQSITIKNLPYYTNSQGLQKLTDNVEYKLYYIIVNEGGGETPNMHDNAFTSYTGYKFDKTIFDTYPFGFWSAYPAFSSYTETIAGYRQILQKIKTASAIIENEDGTYTYENPGRVIVFMPSGLGYFASSPAGSTIGTYEPLIFDISLIAKKEVDHDNDGLLDKYEDVNSNGDLWDDDTDGDGKPNFLDLDDDGDGYTTRQEITYTVEENGEMVQKLYEFEQIPNCENGSVKKHLDKNCH
- a CDS encoding RNA-binding S4 domain-containing protein translates to MRVDKYLWCIRVYKTRSIATDAVKKGHILVNNQQAKASRDVFSGDKISVRKDQINYQYTVLDIPPNRVGAKLVDMYRKDETPPEAFEHLELLKLAKEHYRAKGEGRPTKKDRRDIDEYLDEDDYFEQLNNETK
- a CDS encoding TPMT family class I SAM-dependent methyltransferase gives rise to the protein MKLNKEYWTSRYAENNIPWDAGEITTPIKEYVDQLTNKNLKILIPGVGSGHELAYLYNNGFKNVVGLDISAEPFAAFAAKNPDFPSNQLIVDDFFNHTDTYDLIIEQTFFCALSPELRPLYAEKMSQLLKTNGKLAGVLFSFPLTEKGPPFGGSAAAYQELFSNYFSIETLQPCYNSIKPRQNSELFIILKK
- a CDS encoding phosphoribosyltransferase family protein, encoding MAQNIILNQQQIQQITKRIAYQIYETFVDETEIVIAGIANSGYVFAKKISDEVQKISNIKIVLGKVEVNKQNPLEAIKTDLLQTDYENKALVLVDDVMNSGATLIYGVKYFLEVPLKKFKTAVLIDRNHKKFPVKADFKGISLSTSSLEHIQVVFNDQEEYAYLS